In Stieleria varia, one genomic interval encodes:
- a CDS encoding DUF1559 domain-containing protein, giving the protein MKVFWTIDQRTSRRVGRLRQAGFTLVELLVVIAIIGILVGLLLPAVQAAREAARRMSCSNNFKQIGLGLQNYHINYKQLPVHGVGPTNENMNSTTAAILNDGTGFTRLELSYLVGLLPFIEQQALWETISNPLVETDGDRWPAFGPRPTVGSYPPWAADIPTYRCPSDPGFGLPGLGRTNYACCTGDAFYDAEEGATIFVSGRWRYETDSRQMERVRGGMRGAYVPRKSMKFRDFLDGLSNTIMAGEIISSLGDRDKRSVSFTNAKGGFQQVADNPKRCEELGYIDPQRPRFWTDAANVTFGQRGHRWADFHTLQSQMNTILPPNAEVCLVGSSDTYGYAPPSSQHSGGVHVLMSDGAIKFITDSIEAGNSHAPTIYFRALTSEYISATPVGSMSPYGLWGALGTRASSEVIDEEF; this is encoded by the coding sequence ATGAAAGTTTTCTGGACGATAGACCAACGGACTTCGCGACGAGTAGGACGGCTGCGGCAGGCGGGATTTACGCTTGTTGAACTGCTGGTCGTGATCGCGATCATCGGGATTCTGGTGGGACTGTTGTTGCCAGCCGTGCAGGCGGCTCGCGAGGCCGCGAGGCGAATGAGCTGCAGCAACAACTTCAAACAGATCGGATTGGGACTGCAAAACTACCACATCAATTACAAACAACTGCCCGTTCATGGTGTGGGACCGACCAACGAAAACATGAACTCCACCACCGCCGCGATTCTCAACGACGGCACGGGGTTCACGCGGTTGGAGCTTTCGTATCTTGTCGGCTTGCTGCCCTTCATCGAACAACAAGCCCTGTGGGAAACGATCAGCAACCCACTGGTGGAAACCGATGGAGATCGTTGGCCGGCGTTCGGACCGCGTCCGACGGTCGGTTCCTACCCTCCGTGGGCGGCCGATATCCCGACCTATCGTTGTCCGAGTGACCCCGGGTTTGGGCTTCCCGGACTCGGACGGACCAACTACGCCTGCTGCACCGGCGATGCGTTTTACGACGCTGAGGAAGGCGCAACGATCTTTGTGAGTGGTCGCTGGCGATACGAAACGGACTCCCGTCAGATGGAACGCGTTCGGGGAGGGATGCGAGGCGCCTATGTTCCGCGCAAGTCGATGAAATTCCGAGACTTCCTCGACGGCCTGTCCAATACGATCATGGCTGGCGAAATCATCTCTAGCTTGGGTGATCGTGACAAACGCAGCGTCAGCTTTACGAATGCGAAGGGTGGTTTCCAGCAAGTCGCGGACAATCCCAAGCGGTGCGAGGAACTCGGGTACATCGACCCACAACGCCCGCGGTTTTGGACCGATGCGGCCAACGTTACTTTCGGGCAACGAGGTCATCGCTGGGCGGATTTTCACACCTTGCAGTCTCAGATGAACACGATCTTGCCTCCCAACGCCGAAGTCTGTCTGGTCGGCAGCAGTGATACCTACGGATATGCACCGCCCAGTAGTCAACACAGCGGCGGTGTTCATGTGTTGATGAGTGACGGGGCGATTAAATTCATCACGGACTCGATCGAAGCAGGCAATTCGCATGCTCCGACGATCTATTTCAGAGCGTTGACGAGCGAGTACATCAGCGCGACACCGGTGGGTTCGATGAGCCCGTACGGTCTATGGGGTGCGCTGGGAACGCGTGCGTCGAGCGAAGTCATCGACGAAGAATTCTGA
- a CDS encoding serine/threonine protein kinase translates to MSNEDLTQQQSPVAQSASQKLSMQATTPPAEVPGYRLERFLGSGAFGQVWTGRDLNTGRPIAVKFFLHRGGVNWSLLSHEVKSLVQLSADRHVVQVLEVGWESDPPYYVMELVTGGSLEEMLSHREQLPIAEAVELFHKICVGLNHCHSKGVLHCDLKPANVLLDDDNEPRLADFGQSRMTHDQTPALGTLFYMAPEQADLESTPDSSWDVYAAGAILYRMLTGKPPYRDEKVVDQLDTAGSLPKRLARYRQAIQESSPPSEQLKQTGVDRTLTRIISRCLAFEPTNRYANVQEILQDLDERERARSRRPLMVLGLIGPLILLAAASWFASRTVAYAGDKTRQALRDEAYGSNLLTARFAARTLEGELERYFRMCKTESSRGDFIQTLRHLLDDPQATQMREKLVAAGTPEKAYELTDVRETLLDVPARQAMEDFLQQRLQRYVDIPAGVRRPELDSMFVTDKNGTILSIAYANPVTREKSSAGRNFAYRTYFHALPNDLPKDTPIESVEPLKYTHLSSAFSSDATGIWKVAVSLPIYIGENGELIKADDEEVDEDAEPDAVFVVTTNLGKFDLLQGGEGANLIAALVEARQGPLRGTILQHPYLEERLATGIEHKGQVYRVQHKTMDKLVAGGDIDYVDPVSSGDDSENYAGNWLVAMEPVALPAADDLGTERRPGDSKASLMVLVQYRLAKVFAPVGAMQSELLWEGATAVLSVLLIILFLWYFVRRTGKQRAVPQQTAATTRSTGLTETLQTKV, encoded by the coding sequence GTGAGTAACGAGGATCTGACTCAACAACAGTCGCCCGTCGCGCAATCGGCCAGTCAAAAACTGTCCATGCAAGCCACGACGCCTCCGGCAGAAGTGCCCGGGTACCGCCTGGAACGCTTTCTCGGGTCAGGTGCCTTTGGCCAGGTTTGGACGGGTCGAGATCTGAATACCGGACGTCCGATCGCGGTGAAATTTTTCCTGCACCGAGGCGGCGTCAACTGGTCATTGCTGAGCCACGAGGTCAAGAGTCTCGTCCAGCTCTCCGCCGACCGACACGTGGTCCAAGTCCTGGAGGTCGGCTGGGAATCCGACCCGCCATACTACGTGATGGAATTGGTCACGGGCGGTTCTCTGGAGGAGATGCTGTCCCACCGAGAACAGTTACCGATCGCGGAAGCCGTCGAATTGTTTCACAAGATTTGCGTCGGATTGAACCACTGTCACAGCAAGGGCGTCCTGCACTGTGACTTGAAACCCGCCAACGTGTTGCTGGACGACGACAACGAACCCCGCTTGGCCGACTTCGGTCAAAGTCGGATGACGCACGATCAGACGCCCGCCTTGGGCACGCTGTTCTACATGGCACCCGAACAAGCCGACCTGGAGTCCACACCCGATTCGAGCTGGGACGTCTATGCCGCGGGCGCCATTCTGTATCGGATGCTGACCGGCAAACCACCTTATCGTGACGAAAAAGTAGTCGATCAGCTCGACACCGCCGGTTCACTGCCCAAACGCTTGGCCCGATACCGACAAGCGATTCAAGAAAGCAGTCCGCCGAGCGAACAACTCAAGCAAACAGGTGTCGATCGCACATTGACGCGAATCATCTCGCGTTGCCTAGCCTTTGAACCGACGAATCGTTACGCCAACGTTCAAGAGATCTTGCAGGATCTCGATGAGCGAGAACGCGCCAGGTCCCGACGACCATTGATGGTGCTCGGTCTGATCGGACCGCTGATCCTGTTGGCCGCGGCAAGCTGGTTTGCCAGTCGGACGGTTGCATACGCAGGCGACAAAACACGTCAAGCATTGCGTGACGAAGCGTACGGCAGCAATCTCTTGACCGCACGCTTCGCGGCTCGAACGTTGGAAGGAGAGCTGGAGCGTTACTTCCGAATGTGCAAAACGGAATCCAGTCGCGGCGATTTCATCCAAACGCTACGTCATTTGCTCGACGACCCGCAAGCCACCCAGATGCGTGAGAAACTCGTTGCAGCAGGAACGCCCGAGAAAGCGTACGAGCTCACCGACGTCCGCGAAACGCTGCTCGATGTGCCGGCTCGTCAAGCGATGGAAGACTTCTTGCAACAACGCTTGCAGCGATACGTCGATATCCCCGCAGGCGTGCGTCGCCCCGAGTTGGACTCGATGTTCGTGACCGACAAGAATGGAACGATTCTCAGCATCGCGTACGCCAATCCGGTCACCCGTGAGAAAAGCAGTGCGGGGCGCAACTTTGCCTACCGGACTTACTTTCACGCATTGCCCAACGATCTGCCCAAGGACACGCCGATCGAGTCGGTGGAACCGCTGAAATACACACACCTTTCCTCCGCGTTCTCCAGCGATGCAACGGGGATTTGGAAAGTGGCCGTTAGCCTGCCCATCTACATCGGCGAGAACGGCGAATTGATCAAAGCAGATGACGAAGAGGTTGACGAAGATGCTGAGCCCGATGCCGTGTTCGTCGTCACGACCAACTTGGGTAAGTTTGATTTGCTGCAGGGAGGCGAGGGCGCCAACCTGATCGCTGCATTGGTGGAGGCTCGTCAGGGGCCCTTGCGTGGAACCATATTGCAACATCCCTATCTCGAAGAACGCTTGGCGACCGGGATCGAGCACAAGGGGCAAGTCTATCGAGTGCAACATAAGACGATGGACAAACTCGTTGCCGGTGGCGACATCGACTACGTGGACCCCGTTTCCAGCGGCGATGATTCAGAGAACTATGCGGGCAACTGGCTCGTCGCGATGGAGCCCGTGGCCTTGCCCGCTGCGGACGACTTGGGAACCGAACGACGGCCGGGAGATTCCAAAGCCAGCCTGATGGTTCTGGTTCAATACCGATTGGCGAAAGTCTTCGCGCCGGTGGGCGCGATGCAATCGGAACTCTTGTGGGAAGGAGCCACCGCGGTGCTGTCGGTGCTGTTGATCATCTTGTTCCTGTGGTACTTCGTTCGCAGAACAGGCAAGCAACGTGCAGTTCCACAGCAGACCGCCGCGACCACTCGCTCCACCGGCCTGACGGAAACCCTACAAACAAAAGTTTGA
- a CDS encoding amidohydrolase family protein has protein sequence MPLDGRDGRELLLRNFRPQSKLVVAEHPRNAAAFPVIDVHTHFHYRLRGNDQALDDFVGLMDRNRIAVCVSLDGKLGGQLSAHLEWLWPKYKNRFAVFANVDWRGEAPTDDPAAWACHRPGFAERTAEELAEAVGRGVCGLKVFKQFGLGYRNPDGTLIEIDDPRWDPIWAKCGELGIPVIIHTADPAAFFDPIDETNERWEELSRHPDWSFHGDQFPSRQELLEARNRVIARHPKTQFIGAHIANNPEDLATVAKWLDTYPNLWIEPASRIGELGRQPFTAREFLIRYADRLLFGTDGPWPETRVRLYWRFFETHDESFPYSEKVPPPQGMWQIHGVNLPPDVLKKLYYENAEKLIPGIAERLQWYRENTPAMSDETPQSDSEEKQNQSRTNR, from the coding sequence ATGCCGTTGGATGGACGCGATGGTCGAGAGCTTCTGCTCCGCAATTTTAGGCCTCAGAGCAAGCTCGTCGTGGCGGAGCATCCGCGAAACGCAGCGGCTTTTCCAGTGATCGATGTGCACACGCACTTTCACTATCGCTTGCGGGGTAACGATCAAGCTCTGGACGATTTCGTCGGCCTGATGGATCGCAATCGGATCGCGGTTTGTGTCTCATTGGATGGGAAACTTGGCGGCCAGTTGAGCGCTCATTTGGAATGGCTGTGGCCCAAATACAAAAACCGCTTTGCCGTGTTTGCCAACGTCGATTGGCGTGGTGAAGCACCCACGGATGATCCAGCGGCATGGGCATGTCACCGTCCAGGGTTTGCCGAGCGGACGGCGGAGGAACTTGCCGAAGCGGTGGGGCGAGGTGTTTGCGGCCTGAAGGTCTTTAAGCAATTTGGACTCGGATACCGAAATCCGGACGGCACATTGATCGAGATCGATGATCCTCGTTGGGATCCGATTTGGGCCAAGTGCGGTGAGTTGGGAATCCCGGTGATCATTCACACCGCCGATCCCGCTGCTTTTTTTGATCCGATTGATGAAACGAACGAACGCTGGGAAGAACTCAGTCGCCATCCCGATTGGAGTTTTCACGGAGACCAGTTCCCCAGCCGCCAGGAGTTGTTGGAGGCTCGTAATCGTGTGATCGCTCGCCATCCCAAAACACAATTCATCGGCGCTCATATCGCCAACAATCCGGAAGACTTGGCGACGGTGGCCAAGTGGTTGGACACCTATCCGAACTTGTGGATTGAACCGGCATCACGAATCGGGGAACTGGGGCGCCAGCCCTTCACCGCACGCGAATTTTTGATCCGCTACGCAGATCGCTTACTCTTCGGCACCGATGGACCGTGGCCGGAAACACGCGTGCGTTTGTATTGGCGATTCTTTGAAACGCATGACGAATCGTTTCCGTACAGCGAAAAGGTTCCGCCGCCCCAGGGCATGTGGCAAATCCACGGTGTGAACTTGCCACCGGACGTGTTGAAAAAACTTTATTACGAAAACGCTGAGAAACTGATTCCCGGAATTGCCGAGCGTCTGCAATGGTATCGCGAGAATACGCCCGCGATGTCGGACGAAACACCTCAGAGTGACAGCGAAGAAAAACAAAACCAGAGCAGGACGAACCGTTGA